In the Corynebacterium jeikeium genome, TTGTTGCGCGGCTAGAGATCCCGCCGGTAGCACCCCGCATCCGTGACTTGGCGATGGAGGCGAACTAATGGATGAGCTCATGGATGAACTCATGGATGGGGGCATGTTTGATGTTCCGCAAAACCCCCTGGCTGACCTGATCGGTAACCACGAGTTACACGGCGGGTCGCCGGGCACCGTGGGTGGGCTGGTTGACGGCCTGACCGTTGAGTACGGCGGTCGCGAGTACTACGTGGACCAATTGAACTCTCACGACCCGAATGCCCATGACCCCAACCGGGCGCCCAGCCAGCAAGCCGGTCAGCAAGCCAGTCAGCACACCAGTCAACACAATGCCACTGGTACTTACGGCACCAATTCTCGATCTAACTCGTGGCACGGCAGCGGGGGCGTGGAAGAGTCCGTCACCATCGCCGACGACCAGGGGATGAGCATCCTCAGTGATACGGACGGCGATGGCAAGGTGGACTACGTCTCCTCAGTTTCCTACGACGGACAATGGTCAGCCTGGCGGTGGATAGAGGACGCGGAGGTCGAAGGGGCGTCACCAAGAAACAACAGCGACACCCCCGATACGGGGAATAATCAATGGCAAGCAGATGCTTGGAAATGCGTTGATCGGGGGCAATGGGGTTAGGCCGGGTGTGATGTACAACTACTGGCCACGGAACGAAAACATGTCCCCGGTGCTTCACGATAGTCTGGGTGCAAGGGGCACCTGTGTTGTTACGCAGGTCTCAATAATTACAGATCACAGCTATATAGAACGCCCAAATACCGCAGGATTTAGTAAAGTTATAGGTGAATACAACCGGGTTTGAACTGGACGTTTAAACCGACGGTCGGCTGGTGCATGTTTGTGCACCTTTTGGTCGGGCCGGGTTGTGGGACACAAAAACGTAGGGAGATAATCGATGACCATTCGAGGGCTTGTCGGCGAGGCACCCACCAAGAACCAGGAGATGCTGAACTGGATCGAGGAGGCCGTGGAGCTCTTCCAGCCAGAATCAGTCGTGTTCTGCGATGGCTCCGAGGAGGAGTGGAACGAGCTGGCAGAGCAGCTGGTCGAGCACGGCACCCTGATCAAGCTGGACGAAGAGGCGCAGCCGAACTCCTTCCTGGCGCGCTCCAACCCGTCTGACGTTGCGCGCGTGGAATCCCGCACCTTCATTTGCTCTAAGACTGAGGAAGACGCCGGCCCCACCAACAACTGGATGGACCCGGAGCAGATGCGTGCCGAGATGCGCGAGCACTTCTCCGGCTCCATGAAGGGCCGCCGCATGTACATCGTGCCTTTCTGCATGGGCCCGATTACCGACCCGTCCCCGAAGCTGGGCATCGAAATCACCGACTCCCCGTACGTTGTTATGTCCATGCGCATCATGACCCGTATGGGTAAGGAAGCCCTGGACAAGATCGGCGAGAACGGCGAGTTCGTGAAGGGTCTGCACTCCGTAGGCGCCCCGCTGGAGCCGGGTCAGGAAGACTCGACCTGGCCGTGCAATGACACCAAGTACATCACCCACTTCCCGGAGGACCGCGAGATCTGGTCCTACGGCTCCGGCTACGGTGGCAACGCCATCCTGGCTAAGAAGTGCTACGCGCTGCGCATCGCTTCCGCCATGGCGCGCGACGAGGGCTGGATGGCAGAGCACATGCTGATCCTGAAGCTGATCAGCCCGGAGGACAAGGCCTACTACATCTGTGCTGCCTTCCCATCCGCTTGTGGCAAGACCAACCTGGCCATGATCCAGCCGACCATCCCGGGCTGGCGCGCAGAGGTCGTCGGCGATGATATCGCATGGCTGCACTTCGGCGAGGACGGCCGCCTGTACGCCGTTAACCCGGAGAATGGTTTCTTCGGCGTGGCACCGGGCACCAACTACGCTTCCAACCCGATGGCCATGAAGTCCATGGAGCCGGGCAACACCCTGTACACCAACGTGGCCCTGACTGACGACAACAACGTCTGGTGGGAGTCCAAGGAAGGCGAGCCGCAGCACCTCATCGACTGGCTGGGCAACGAGTGGACCCCGGATTCCGGCAACAAGGCCGCGCACCCGAACTCCCGCTACTGCGTGCCGATCGAGCAGTGCCCGGTTGCTGCACCGGAGTTCAACGACCCGAAGGGCGTGCCGGTTTCCGCCATCCTGTTCGGCGGTCGCCGTGCGGACACTGTGCCGCTGGTGACCCAGGCTCGCGACTGGAACCACGCCACCTTCATCGGCGCCACCCTGGCTTCCGGCCAGACCGCCGCTGCTGCAGAGGCCGCCGTTGGCTCCCTGCGTCACGACCCGATGGCCATGCTGCCGTTCATTGGCTACAACGCCGGTGACTACCTGCAGCACTGGATCGACATGGGTAACAAGGGCGGTGACAAGATGCCAGAGGTCTTCCTGGTCAACTGGTTCCGCCGTGGTGAGGACGGCCGTTTCCTGTGGCCGGGCTTCGGCGAGAACTCCCGCGTGCTGAAGTGGATCATCGACCGCATCGAGGGCCGCGTAGAGGCCGACGAGACCGTCGTTGGCTACACCGCCCGCTACGAGGACATCTACACCGATGGCCTGAAGGAGACCGAGGAGGACATCCGCGAGGCACTGTCCGTGAACCCGGCTGACTGGGAGCGCGACCTGGCCGACAATGAGGAGTGGCTGAAGTTCCTGGGCCCGAAGGTTCCGTCCGAGGTATGGGACGAGTTCCAGGGTCTGAAGGATCGCGTGGAGGCTGCGAAGTAGCTGCTAGTTGCGCTAGACGCTGCGCCTGATGGCGCTGCGTAGCGCTAGTAGTTCGCGTGCAGTGCTGGTAGCTCGCGTCCGCGAGCGTGCTGGCGCTAGGCGCTGAACTAGGCGCTGAACTAGGCGAGGCGCCGGGAGGGTTTTCCTCCCGGCGCTTTCTTTGTGCCCAGGCCTCTGGGGCCTGTGTTTGTTAAACCGTCCCAGCGCCGTTTCTGCGCGCCGCGCCGCCACTTCCTTCTTCGGCCAACTTCAGGGCTAGGGTCAAATGTCGGAAAAGTTGCAAAACGTAATTCTCGGCGCACGCCTCTGGTCGCGTAAAACGCCCTGAACAGGCATTTTGTGTAGATGAAAAATATACCCAATAACGTTCTGCAACTTTTCCGACATTTAAGCCGAAGTCCCAGCCACCTCGGCCTACGACCAGGCTCACGGCGTGGCGGTTGACCTACGCGCCGGTGCGGATTGCCGCAACAAACACCGCCAGGGCCGCAACAATCACCGCCAGGGCGGTGTAGTTAGCCGAAGAAATGGGTTCGCTCGCGGGTGATGAATGCACCCTTGCCACTATTAGAGTTCCAGCAGGTCAGGCCCTCGTAGGCGGAGTGGCAGGCGTAGCGGCCATAGTAGACAGTGGTGCCGTAGGGGACGGTTTCTGTTGGTGCGTGGTCATTGATATCTGCACCTTGGGGAAAATACGCGGGAGGGTCGTTCTTAGACCCAACAGTCTGAGCGTCGACTTTCACCCACCAGTTAGCGTATTGTCCTGATTTTCCGTGGGGTTTGCTTTCCCGGTATGACGCGACACCACAGTTCAACGAATCTTTCTGGATGTCACAGCCTATATTCTCGCTCGGGGTCTTGAAGACCGCGATGTCTCCTAGGCTGTTGTGCTTAATCGTCCGCACCGGACGAGCATCCGAAGGAATCGGCCCACCGGCCTTCGCGTAGGCGCCTTCGGGGAGGTTCTTATTCGCGGAGGCTGAGGCGTCGTCGTCAGGATTGGGCTTGTTGCCTTCCTTTCCGTCACCCTTCTTCACATAACCCGCAGGCAGATCGGGATTGGGCTTTTTACCCTTCTTTTTCTTACTTTTATCCTTGCTATTGGAGCTATCGGATTTCGCGGAAGATTCGCCGGATCCGAAGTTAGGGCCAGACTGGTTTTTCTTCAGTCCGTTCGCGTCGTCGGTGACGTACCATTCCAACTCAACCTGCTCAGCTGGAGTGCCCGTGACCTGGCTCCATTCGCTTTTCTCGCCCTCGGTGAGCTGCTTGCCGTCGAAATTGTAATGAATCGTTGGCACTTCCGGGCGCCCGCTTGTGTAAGACCATTCGTAGATTCCGTCGCCCTCGCTGGAAGCCGCTACGTTTGCGCGAGCTGCAGTGGTTCCCGCGCCCGTCACCAGTTCTTTATCCACGGCAAAGGGCTTTCCGTCCTGGCCAATAGCGATAAAGGTCACCGGCGAAAAGTATTTGCAATCATTTTTGAGCAATAACTCCGGAACTTCATCAATATTCGCCTCAATCAGTGCATAGGAATAAGTCCCAGTTGGGTGATAATCATCGCGGTCGGAATGGTCGCGCTCATACTTTTCCGGATTATTCAAAACATCCTTGTACGCATCGATCGCCTGCTGCGTCGGGTCGGCCTTCGTCTCCTCGCCGCTCTGATCTGCGCTGCTCGCCGCGCTGTCTTCCTGAGGTTCATCACTAGAACAGCTGGTCGCCGCTAAAGCCGCTATGGTCATGACGCCCACAGCCCCAACTCGCCACCGACCCCGCTTCGGGCGGACGCTTGCGCGGCCGGCGTTTTTCGAGGTGAAATGGGTGAGGACGGAGCGCAAACGCATGGTGATCCTTT is a window encoding:
- a CDS encoding phosphoenolpyruvate carboxykinase (GTP); translation: MTIRGLVGEAPTKNQEMLNWIEEAVELFQPESVVFCDGSEEEWNELAEQLVEHGTLIKLDEEAQPNSFLARSNPSDVARVESRTFICSKTEEDAGPTNNWMDPEQMRAEMREHFSGSMKGRRMYIVPFCMGPITDPSPKLGIEITDSPYVVMSMRIMTRMGKEALDKIGENGEFVKGLHSVGAPLEPGQEDSTWPCNDTKYITHFPEDREIWSYGSGYGGNAILAKKCYALRIASAMARDEGWMAEHMLILKLISPEDKAYYICAAFPSACGKTNLAMIQPTIPGWRAEVVGDDIAWLHFGEDGRLYAVNPENGFFGVAPGTNYASNPMAMKSMEPGNTLYTNVALTDDNNVWWESKEGEPQHLIDWLGNEWTPDSGNKAAHPNSRYCVPIEQCPVAAPEFNDPKGVPVSAILFGGRRADTVPLVTQARDWNHATFIGATLASGQTAAAAEAAVGSLRHDPMAMLPFIGYNAGDYLQHWIDMGNKGGDKMPEVFLVNWFRRGEDGRFLWPGFGENSRVLKWIIDRIEGRVEADETVVGYTARYEDIYTDGLKETEEDIREALSVNPADWERDLADNEEWLKFLGPKVPSEVWDEFQGLKDRVEAAK
- a CDS encoding DUF6802 family protein, with product MDELMDELMDGGMFDVPQNPLADLIGNHELHGGSPGTVGGLVDGLTVEYGGREYYVDQLNSHDPNAHDPNRAPSQQAGQQASQHTSQHNATGTYGTNSRSNSWHGSGGVEESVTIADDQGMSILSDTDGDGKVDYVSSVSYDGQWSAWRWIEDAEVEGASPRNNSDTPDTGNNQWQADAWKCVDRGQWG